The genomic interval TCGCCGGTAACAGCCTGTTTGTCGATCGGCGCCGCACCGACGGCGATGCCGGACAGTTATCGCTGATTGATTAGCACGCTGTAACACAACCGTCATCATTCCGCAGTGTAATGGCGCGTGCTTAAAGCCGGAGTAAACAGGGAATGACCAACCGCATACTGATAGTGGAAGATGAAGCAGCGATCAGCGAGATGATTGCGCTGTCACTTGCGCGCGCGGGCTACGCCTATGACATTGCGCAGGATGCAGAGCAGGCGCTCGTCGGCATCACCCGGCAGCCGCCGATGCTGATTCTGCTCGACTGGATGCTGCCCGGCATGAGCGGCATGGATCTGGCGCGCCGCCTGAAGCGGGAGGAAGCCACGCGCGCAATACCGATTATCATGCTTACCGCGCGCGGCGAAGAGGCGGACAAGGTCAGGGGGCTCGAGATCGGCGCCGACGACTATCTTACCAAGCCGTTTTCGCTGAGTGAGTTGCTGGCACGGATCAAGGCCGTGCTGCGCCGTACCGCGCCCCAAGCGACCGATGATGTGGTCGAAGCAGACGGTTTGCGCCTCGACCCTGCCAGCCATGTCGTGGCCAGTCATGGGCATGAGCTGGCGATGGGCCCCACCGAGTTTCGCCTGCTGCATTTCTTCATGAGCCACGCCGGACGGGTGTACAGCCGCAGCCAGCTGCTCGATCTGGTGTGGGGCAGCAATGTGTATGTCGGCGAGCGCACGGTGGACGTGCACATCCGGCGCCTGCGCAAGGTGCTGGAGCAGCATGGGCATGACACCCTGATCCAGACCGTGCGCGGTTCGGGCTATCGCTTCTCGCAGCCGATGAAGGCTACGGCGGTTTAACAAATCCCCCGGCCTACGGCCACCCCCTTTTCAAAGGGGGTCGAGCGGCAGCGAGGGGGATTTGTTATCCCGCGCGCGAGGTCTTTTTGCGTTCGTGCTCCAGCAGTTGGCGTTTGCGCAGACGGATGTGGTGCGGGGTGACTTCCACCAGCTCGTCGTCGTCGATAAACTCCATCGCCTGTTCCAGCGACATGCGCACCGGCGGCACCAGAATCACATTTTCATCCGAACCCGAGGCGCGCATGTTGGTGAGCTGCTTGCCCTTCAGCGGGTTGACCACCAGATCGTTGTCACGCGAATGCAGCCCGATCA from Gammaproteobacteria bacterium carries:
- the phoB gene encoding phosphate regulon transcriptional regulator PhoB is translated as MTNRILIVEDEAAISEMIALSLARAGYAYDIAQDAEQALVGITRQPPMLILLDWMLPGMSGMDLARRLKREEATRAIPIIMLTARGEEADKVRGLEIGADDYLTKPFSLSELLARIKAVLRRTAPQATDDVVEADGLRLDPASHVVASHGHELAMGPTEFRLLHFFMSHAGRVYSRSQLLDLVWGSNVYVGERTVDVHIRRLRKVLEQHGHDTLIQTVRGSGYRFSQPMKATAV